The Garra rufa chromosome 8, GarRuf1.0, whole genome shotgun sequence genome has a segment encoding these proteins:
- the coa5 gene encoding cytochrome c oxidase assembly factor 5 encodes MPQYYEDKEEDGRACGGLREDFKACLLQHDCVVKEGKKPSECLKEGHCRGLQVAFFECKRSMLDTRSRFRGRKGY; translated from the exons ATGCCACAATATTACGAGGATAAAGAGGAAGACGGCCGCGCCTGCGGTGGATTAAGAGAAGATTTCAAAGCCTGTCTCCTTCAGCATGACTGTGTGGTGAAG GAGGGTAAGAAGCCCAGTGAGTGTCTGAAGGAAGGACATTGCAGAGGCTTGCAAGTGGCTTTCTTTGAATGCAAGAGATCCATG CTGGACACCCGATCTCGATTCCGAGGCAGAAAGGGATACTGA